GAGGTGGCGGGCCCCCAGATTGACGTTGACCTGCGGGTTGAACAACTCCCGCGAATCCTTGAGGCGGACCTTGTGAATCCGGGCCAGCCGGCGGCCCGTGCCCGGCATGAGCTGCATCAGCCCGATGGCGCCCGCTCTTGAAAACGCGTTCGGGTCGAATGCGCTCTCCGCCATGATGATGGAATTGACGAGAAGGGGGTCCGCGCCATTTGAGAGCTTTCGCTTGAGTTGCAGGGGAAATGCGGTTTCCCAGAATTCGGCCGGAAGGTCCTGTCCGCCTCCCTGGATCGCCGGCCAAAAGCCTTCCCGGAGGATTTTGATCGCCCGCTTCGCGTCATTCCCCCGCGCGAAGGCGTGGGCGGCGCGGTAGCGGAAAAAGGAATTGTCCCCGAG
This DNA window, taken from bacterium, encodes the following:
- a CDS encoding lytic transglycosylase domain-containing protein, giving the protein LGDNSFFRYRAAHAFARGNDAKRAIKILREGFWPAIQGGGQDLPAEFWETAFPLQLKRKLSNGADPLLVNSIIMAESAFDPNAFSRAGAIGLMQLMPGTGRRLARIHKVRLKDSRELFNPQVNVNLGARHLGNLVRTFKGALVPAIASYNAGQTPVKRWWRARGNDSIEVFIQRIPYEETRKYIQRVLGYYWEYQRIYARMNLPPSPAGQTP